The proteins below come from a single Maylandia zebra isolate NMK-2024a linkage group LG23, Mzebra_GT3a, whole genome shotgun sequence genomic window:
- the LOC101470583 gene encoding TSC22 domain family protein 1 isoform X3 gives MRDKGLARAGAAEQDRDGMALKLLFWELEKHLKSSSGASVVAIDNKIEQAMDLVKSHLMYAVREEVEVLKEQIKELIERNTQLEQENNLLKTLASPEQMAQFQAQVQTGGSPTGTAQPPVPAGPSTQSSGTSA, from the exons ATGAGAGACAAGGGGCTGGCCAGGGCAGGAGCAGCAGAGCAGGACAGGGACGGAATGGCCCTGAAGCTGCTCTTCTGGGAGCTGGAGAAGCATCTGAAGAG CTCCTCGGGTGCAAGTGTGGTGGCCATCGACAACAAGATCGAGCAAGCAATG GATCTGGTGAAGAGCCACCTGATGTACGCCGTGcgcgaggaggtggaggtgttgAAGGAGCAGATCAAAGAGCTAATCGAGCGCAACACTCAGCTGGAGCAGGAGAACAATCTGCTCAAGACCCTGGCCAGCCCCGAGCAGATGGCTCAGTTCCAGGCTCAAGTCCAGACTGGTGGCTCCCCGACCGGCACCGCCCAACCTCCGGTCCCGGCTGGCCCCTCCACGCAGAGCTCCGGCACATCTGCGTAA
- the LOC101470583 gene encoding TSC22 domain family protein 1 isoform X2 produces MSSQCYPVAMDLGVCQLRNFSISFLSSALGKESASVRVDNSSSGASVVAIDNKIEQAMDLVKSHLMYAVREEVEVLKEQIKELIERNTQLEQENNLLKTLASPEQMAQFQAQVQTGGSPTGTAQPPVPAGPSTQSSGTSA; encoded by the exons ATGAGCTCCCAGTGCTACCCGGTGGCGATGGACCTTGGCGTTTGTCAACTGAGGAATTTCTCGATTTCGTTTCTGTCCTCTGCGCTTGGGAAGGAGAGTGCATCAGTCAGGGTTGACAATAG CTCCTCGGGTGCAAGTGTGGTGGCCATCGACAACAAGATCGAGCAAGCAATG GATCTGGTGAAGAGCCACCTGATGTACGCCGTGcgcgaggaggtggaggtgttgAAGGAGCAGATCAAAGAGCTAATCGAGCGCAACACTCAGCTGGAGCAGGAGAACAATCTGCTCAAGACCCTGGCCAGCCCCGAGCAGATGGCTCAGTTCCAGGCTCAAGTCCAGACTGGTGGCTCCCCGACCGGCACCGCCCAACCTCCGGTCCCGGCTGGCCCCTCCACGCAGAGCTCCGGCACATCTGCGTAA